The following coding sequences are from one Thunnus maccoyii chromosome 17, fThuMac1.1, whole genome shotgun sequence window:
- the max gene encoding protein max isoform X3 — translation MSDNDDIEVDSDEESPRYHCVADKRAHHNALERKRRDHIKDSFHSLRDSVPALQGEKQSTKQASRAQILDKATEYIQYMRRKNHTHQQDIDDLKRQNALLEQQVRALEKVKGSTQLQASYSSSDSSLYTNPKGSAVSAFDGGSDSSSESEAEEPPNRKKLRVEAS, via the exons ATGAGTGATAACGATGATATCGAAGTCGATAGTGAC GAAGAATCACCGAGATATCACTGTGTG GCAGACAAACGGGCACACCACAATGCGCTGGAGCGCAAACGTAGGGACCACATCAAAGACAGCTTTCACAGCCTCCGGGACTCGGTACCCGCCCTGCAGGGAGAAAAG CAGTCTACCAAACAGGCGTCTCGAGCTCAAATCCTAGACAAAGCCACAGAGTACATCCAGTACATGAGGCGAAAAAATCACACGCACCAGCAGGATATCGACGACCTGAAGAGGCAGAACGCGCTGCTGGAGCAGCAAG TCCGCGCTCTGGAGAAGGTGAAGGGCTCCACCCAGCTCCAGGCCAGCTACTCATCGTCTGACAGCAGCCTGTACACCAACCCCAAAGGCAGCGCCGTGTCGGCGTTCGACGGAGGCTCAGACTCGAGCTCCGAGTCAGAGGCCGAGGAGCCGCCCAACAGGAAGAAGCTGCGCGTGGAGGCCAGCTAG
- the max gene encoding protein max isoform X5 — MSDNDDIEVDSDADKRAHHNALERKRRDHIKDSFHSLRDSVPALQGEKQSTKQASRAQILDKATEYIQYMRRKNHTHQQDIDDLKRQNALLEQQVRALEKVKGSTQLQASYSSSDSSLYTNPKGSAVSAFDGGSDSSSESEAEEPPNRKKLRVEAS, encoded by the exons ATGAGTGATAACGATGATATCGAAGTCGATAGTGAC GCAGACAAACGGGCACACCACAATGCGCTGGAGCGCAAACGTAGGGACCACATCAAAGACAGCTTTCACAGCCTCCGGGACTCGGTACCCGCCCTGCAGGGAGAAAAG CAGTCTACCAAACAGGCGTCTCGAGCTCAAATCCTAGACAAAGCCACAGAGTACATCCAGTACATGAGGCGAAAAAATCACACGCACCAGCAGGATATCGACGACCTGAAGAGGCAGAACGCGCTGCTGGAGCAGCAAG TCCGCGCTCTGGAGAAGGTGAAGGGCTCCACCCAGCTCCAGGCCAGCTACTCATCGTCTGACAGCAGCCTGTACACCAACCCCAAAGGCAGCGCCGTGTCGGCGTTCGACGGAGGCTCAGACTCGAGCTCCGAGTCAGAGGCCGAGGAGCCGCCCAACAGGAAGAAGCTGCGCGTGGAGGCCAGCTAG
- the max gene encoding protein max isoform X4: MSDNDDIEVDSDEESPRYHCVADKRAHHNALERKRRDHIKDSFHSLRDSVPALQGEKASRAQILDKATEYIQYMRRKNHTHQQDIDDLKRQNALLEQQVRALEKVKGSTQLQASYSSSDSSLYTNPKGSAVSAFDGGSDSSSESEAEEPPNRKKLRVEAS; this comes from the exons ATGAGTGATAACGATGATATCGAAGTCGATAGTGAC GAAGAATCACCGAGATATCACTGTGTG GCAGACAAACGGGCACACCACAATGCGCTGGAGCGCAAACGTAGGGACCACATCAAAGACAGCTTTCACAGCCTCCGGGACTCGGTACCCGCCCTGCAGGGAGAAAAG GCGTCTCGAGCTCAAATCCTAGACAAAGCCACAGAGTACATCCAGTACATGAGGCGAAAAAATCACACGCACCAGCAGGATATCGACGACCTGAAGAGGCAGAACGCGCTGCTGGAGCAGCAAG TCCGCGCTCTGGAGAAGGTGAAGGGCTCCACCCAGCTCCAGGCCAGCTACTCATCGTCTGACAGCAGCCTGTACACCAACCCCAAAGGCAGCGCCGTGTCGGCGTTCGACGGAGGCTCAGACTCGAGCTCCGAGTCAGAGGCCGAGGAGCCGCCCAACAGGAAGAAGCTGCGCGTGGAGGCCAGCTAG
- the srsf5b gene encoding serine and arginine rich splicing factor 5b, with translation MSGCRIFIGRLSPSAREKDVERFFKGYGRIRDIDLKRGFGFVEFDDPRDAEDAVYELDGKELCNERVTIEHARVRLRGGRGRGGGGGGGGRFSDRYGRGSQNSRSRNPPPMRTENRLIVENLSSRVSWQDLKDFMRQAGEVTFADAHRPKLNEGVVEFASYSDLKNALEKLSGKEINGRKIKLIEAAKKRSRSRSRSESSSRSRSRSRGRSPSRSPRRSRSPVKAHNRSRSRSGSPAGGASSPSNKSKEPAKRSSKTSKSATPPSPPPPQRASMSRSRSRSRSRSRSPSTDSQR, from the exons ATGAGCGGTTGTCGTATCTTCATCGGCCGGCTGAGCCCCTCGGCCCGGGAGAAGGACGTGGAGAGGTTCTTCAAAGGATACGGCCGCATCCGAGACATCGATCTCAAGAGAGGCTTTGGGTTTGTG GAATTTGACGACCCCAGAGATGCTGAAGATGCCGTGTATGAGCTTGATGGCAAAGAGCTGTGCAACGAAAG GGTGACCATTGAGCACGCTCGTGTTCGTCTGCGAGGCGGACGTGGCAGAGGAGGTGGCGGCGGTGGAGGAGGACGTTTCTCCGATCGCTATGGCAGAGGCTCTCAGAACAGTCGGAG tCGAAACCCTCCTCCGATGCGCACTGAGAACCGCCTGATCGTGGAGAACTTGTCCTCTCGTGTCAGTTGGCAG GATCTGAAAGATTTCATGAGACAAGCTGGAGAGGTGACATTCGCAGACGCACATCGACCCAAGCTCAACGAAGG GGTGGTTGAGTTTGCCTCTTACAGCGATCTGAAAAACGCCCTTGAGAAATTGTCTGGAAAGGAAATCAATGGCAGGAAAATCAAGCTCATCGAGGCAGCCAAGAAGAG GTCAAGAAGTCGTTCCCGGTCTGAAAGCTCTTCTCGCTCCCGCTCTCGTTCTCGCGGTCGCTCTCCCTCACGCTCCCCGAGACGCTCCCGCAGCCCGGTAAAGGCTCACAACCGCTCCCGCTCTCGCAGCGGTTCCCCCGCCGGCGGCGCCTCATCCCCAAGCAACAAATCAAAGGAGCCGGCCAAACGCTCCTCCAAGACCAGCAAGTCCGCCACCCCGCCCTCCCCTCCGCCTCCCCAAAGAGCATCCATGTCCCGTTCCCGCTCTCGTTCACGCTCCCGCTCTCGTTCTCCTTCTACCGACAGCCAGCGCTAA
- the max gene encoding protein max isoform X6 produces the protein MSDNDDIEVDSDADKRAHHNALERKRRDHIKDSFHSLRDSVPALQGEKASRAQILDKATEYIQYMRRKNHTHQQDIDDLKRQNALLEQQVRALEKVKGSTQLQASYSSSDSSLYTNPKGSAVSAFDGGSDSSSESEAEEPPNRKKLRVEAS, from the exons ATGAGTGATAACGATGATATCGAAGTCGATAGTGAC GCAGACAAACGGGCACACCACAATGCGCTGGAGCGCAAACGTAGGGACCACATCAAAGACAGCTTTCACAGCCTCCGGGACTCGGTACCCGCCCTGCAGGGAGAAAAG GCGTCTCGAGCTCAAATCCTAGACAAAGCCACAGAGTACATCCAGTACATGAGGCGAAAAAATCACACGCACCAGCAGGATATCGACGACCTGAAGAGGCAGAACGCGCTGCTGGAGCAGCAAG TCCGCGCTCTGGAGAAGGTGAAGGGCTCCACCCAGCTCCAGGCCAGCTACTCATCGTCTGACAGCAGCCTGTACACCAACCCCAAAGGCAGCGCCGTGTCGGCGTTCGACGGAGGCTCAGACTCGAGCTCCGAGTCAGAGGCCGAGGAGCCGCCCAACAGGAAGAAGCTGCGCGTGGAGGCCAGCTAG
- the slc10a1 gene encoding sodium/bile acid cotransporter, producing the protein MAETRGFLKNTLKKQTQTYTQVQLQQPTNMHQSVRSDMRSSPALLASCRSQLCTRWHFCTTSSLHMSSMTDRKESDNIQRLDICSESTEERKEEEPLTQQEAIMDDTADPFSDVDLWQNDSFMFNMTAANTSSTAFKPLLPPTMDKIINILLIVLLFITMVSLGCTMEVSKIKRHIVKPKGVVIAVLAQYGIMPLTAFCLAKAFQLAEMTAVTVLICGCCPGGTLSNLLALALQGDMNLSIVMTSCSTLLALGMMPLLLYLYCQSFANVQNAVPYVDIIIALFTILIPCGIGILINYYRPQYSKTITKVGLSISMISVTVIGIFTCTEIGGAIFTVLNPPVIAIGALMPFIGYTFGYIISSLFKLNQSERRTVAMETGCQNTQLCATILKMAFTPATIGPLFLFPIFYLSFQLTEGVLLVVLFRCHQRFTRKEKNTYQPTTTEEELKSPTEASV; encoded by the exons ATGGCTGAGACACGTGGATTTTTAAAGAATACACTCAAGAAACAAACTCAGACGTACACACAGGTCCAGTTACAACAGCCTACAAATATGCACCAATCAG tCAGATCAGATATGAGGAGCTCCCCTGCTCTCCTTGCAAGCTGCAGAAGTCAGCTGTGCACTAGATGGCACTTCTGTACAACCAGTAGCCTTCACATGTCATCAATGACTGACAGAAAAGAGAGTGACAACATACAAAGACTAGATATTTGTTCAGAGAgcacagaagagagaaaagaagaggaacCTCTGACCCAACAG GAAGCCATCATGGACGACACAGCGGATCCGTTTTCTGATGTTGATTTGTGGCAAAACGACAGCTTCATGTTCAATATGACGGCTGCTAACACCAGCTCTACTGCTTTCAAGCCTCTTTTGCCGCCTACAATGGACAAAATCATCAACATACTTTTAATAGTCCTCTTATTCATCACCATGGTCTCACTGGGATGCACCATGGAGGTGTCCAAGATCAAG CGTCACATAGTGAAACCTAAGGGAGTGGTGATAGCAGTGTTGGCCCAGTATGGTATCATGCCTCTCACAGCGTTTTGCTTAGCTAAG GCGTTCCAGCTGGCTGAAATGACTGCTGTGACGGTGTTGATCTGTGGATGCTGTCCAGGAGGGACCCTCTCCAACCTCCTGGCCCTGGCTCTGCAGGGGGACATGAACCTCAG CATTGTGATGACTTCCTGCTCCACGTTGTTGGCTCTGGGCATGATGCCGCTGCTGCTCTACCTCTACTGTCAGAGCTTTGCCAATGTGCAGAACGCTGTGCCCTATGTTGACATCATTATAGCACTGTTCACGATCCTCATACCCTGTGGTATCGGCATCCTCATCAACTACTACAGGCCACAGTACTCTAAGACCATCACAAAG GTCGGCCTCTCTATATCGATGATTTCTGTCACGGTGATCGGCATCTTTACCTGCACTGAAATCGGAGGCGCCATATTCACCGTGCTGAATCCTCCCGTCATCGCCATCGGTGCTCTCATGCCCTTCATAGGCTACACTTTCGGCTACATCATCTCCTCGCTCTTCAAACTCAACCAGTC GGAACGGAGAACCGTTGCTATGGAAACAGGCTGTCAGAACACCCAGCTGTGCGCCACCATTCTGAAGATGGCCTTTACTCCAGCGACAATAGGCCCTCTGTTTCTTTTCCCCATCTTCTACCTGTCCTTCCAGCTGACGGAGGGGGTGCTGCTCGTCGTGCTGTTCAGATGTCACCAAAGGTTCACACGGAAAGAGAAAA ACACGTACCAGCCAACAACTACTGAAGAGGAGTTGAAATCACCTACAGAGGCGTCTGTATGA
- the max gene encoding protein max isoform X2 has product MSDNDDIEVDSDADKRAHHNALERKRRDHIKDSFHSLRDSVPALQGEKVGKAQPGSPPGTQMMVTHQSTKQASRAQILDKATEYIQYMRRKNHTHQQDIDDLKRQNALLEQQVRALEKVKGSTQLQASYSSSDSSLYTNPKGSAVSAFDGGSDSSSESEAEEPPNRKKLRVEAS; this is encoded by the exons ATGAGTGATAACGATGATATCGAAGTCGATAGTGAC GCAGACAAACGGGCACACCACAATGCGCTGGAGCGCAAACGTAGGGACCACATCAAAGACAGCTTTCACAGCCTCCGGGACTCGGTACCCGCCCTGCAGGGAGAAAAGGTTGGTAAAGCTCAGCCTGGGAGTCCTCCCGGCACACAAATGATGGTCACTCAT CAGTCTACCAAACAGGCGTCTCGAGCTCAAATCCTAGACAAAGCCACAGAGTACATCCAGTACATGAGGCGAAAAAATCACACGCACCAGCAGGATATCGACGACCTGAAGAGGCAGAACGCGCTGCTGGAGCAGCAAG TCCGCGCTCTGGAGAAGGTGAAGGGCTCCACCCAGCTCCAGGCCAGCTACTCATCGTCTGACAGCAGCCTGTACACCAACCCCAAAGGCAGCGCCGTGTCGGCGTTCGACGGAGGCTCAGACTCGAGCTCCGAGTCAGAGGCCGAGGAGCCGCCCAACAGGAAGAAGCTGCGCGTGGAGGCCAGCTAG
- the max gene encoding protein max isoform X1, whose protein sequence is MSDNDDIEVDSDEESPRYHCVADKRAHHNALERKRRDHIKDSFHSLRDSVPALQGEKVGKAQPGSPPGTQMMVTHQSTKQASRAQILDKATEYIQYMRRKNHTHQQDIDDLKRQNALLEQQVRALEKVKGSTQLQASYSSSDSSLYTNPKGSAVSAFDGGSDSSSESEAEEPPNRKKLRVEAS, encoded by the exons ATGAGTGATAACGATGATATCGAAGTCGATAGTGAC GAAGAATCACCGAGATATCACTGTGTG GCAGACAAACGGGCACACCACAATGCGCTGGAGCGCAAACGTAGGGACCACATCAAAGACAGCTTTCACAGCCTCCGGGACTCGGTACCCGCCCTGCAGGGAGAAAAGGTTGGTAAAGCTCAGCCTGGGAGTCCTCCCGGCACACAAATGATGGTCACTCAT CAGTCTACCAAACAGGCGTCTCGAGCTCAAATCCTAGACAAAGCCACAGAGTACATCCAGTACATGAGGCGAAAAAATCACACGCACCAGCAGGATATCGACGACCTGAAGAGGCAGAACGCGCTGCTGGAGCAGCAAG TCCGCGCTCTGGAGAAGGTGAAGGGCTCCACCCAGCTCCAGGCCAGCTACTCATCGTCTGACAGCAGCCTGTACACCAACCCCAAAGGCAGCGCCGTGTCGGCGTTCGACGGAGGCTCAGACTCGAGCTCCGAGTCAGAGGCCGAGGAGCCGCCCAACAGGAAGAAGCTGCGCGTGGAGGCCAGCTAG